A genome region from Panicum virgatum strain AP13 chromosome 4K, P.virgatum_v5, whole genome shotgun sequence includes the following:
- the LOC120704354 gene encoding homeobox-leucine zipper protein HOX18-like, with protein sequence MYSASAMEAAEDFGKSWLGLGIGGGDLKRSHGERRSSAAVRLDLLFPQQSVKEEAAVGTKAEKGARKRLKITDDGDGRRSLESSPSDDGGDGCAGTRKKLRLTKEQSTLLEDTFRAHNILSHAQKHELAHQVNLSARQVEVWFQNRRARTKLKQTEVDCEILKRCCESLTGENQRLKHELLQLQRSAAAGLCVQFPRRAPATATICPSCEKVTVTTSGGETSNKSSSSYSS encoded by the exons ATGTATAGCGCTAGTGCCATGGAGGCCGCCGAGGATTTCGGGAAATCATGGCTCGGCCTAGGGATAGGCGGCGGCGATCTGAAGCGGAGCCACGGCGAGCggaggtcgtcggcggcggtgcggctcgACTTGCTGTTCCCGCAGCAGAGCGTCAAGGAAGAAGCTGCGGTGGGCACCAAGGCAGAGAAGGGTGCTCGGAAGAGGTTGAAGATCACCGATGACGGCGACGGCCGCCGGTCTCTCGAGTCGAGCCCGAGCGACGACGGTGGCGACGGCTGCGCAGGCACGAGGAAGAAGCTCCGGCTCACCAAGGAGCAGTCGACCCTGCTCGAGGACACCTTCCGCGCCCACAACATACTTTCCCAC GCTCAGAAGCACGAGCTCGCGCACCAGGTGAATCTAAGCGCGAGACAGGTGGAAGTGTGGTTCCAAAACAGGAGGGCAAG AACAAAGTTGAAGCAGACGGAGGTGGACTGCGAGATCCTGAAGCGATGCTGCGAGAGCCTCACCGGCGAGAACCAGCGGCTGAAGCACGAGCTCTTGCAGCTGcagcggtcggcggcggccgggctctgcgtgcaGTTCCCGCGGCGGGCCCCGGCGACGGCTACCATCTGCCCGTCCTGCGAGAAGGTCACCGtgacgacgagcggcggcgagacAAGCAACAAGAGCTCCAGCAGCTATTCCTCCTGA
- the LOC120704355 gene encoding AAA-ATPase At3g28580-like: MEIVLDWRALGSLLATLMVFRTAVRDFLPPEAEACLRRLLARVAAALRPPRGTVLIDEADGASGGANDLYDAAQLYLGARCLATAPAVRLHKPRQSPRPVASLPDAHATHDVFRGVRVKWTSTARAVDRAGHGPYGGAFGRGGGGDQRTLELQFPRQHRDLIHDHYIPHLIAEATRLRLKSRERRLYTNRATGPGDDHHRLWTSHAFAHPSTFDTLAVDPALREEIRADLLRFAARRDHYARVGRAWKRGYLLHGPPGTGKTSLVAAIANLLEFDVYDLELTTVPTNSHLRRLLVSTTPKSVVVVEDIDCSLDLSDRNKKKNGGADEETAAQLAMVSPAAAAAMAAVGRESISLSGVLNFVDGLWSSCVGERLMVFTTNHPERLDPALLRPGRMDRKIELGYCTAPALRVLAKNYLGVGDDGSDEDADADPDAVSSLMAEAEGLVAAAGVRITPADIAEVFMGCDGAGAAAALRKLVGELRRRRDGAAAAAAVVPGESAEDTTE; this comes from the coding sequence ATGGAGATTGTCCTGGACTGGCGCGCGCTGGGGTCCCTGCTCGCGACGCTCATGGTGTTCCGCACCGCCGTGCGGGACTTCCTGccgccggaggcggaggcgtgcctgcgccgcctcctcgcgcgggtcgccgccgcgctccgcccgcCCAGGGGCACCGTCCTCATCGACGAGGCCgacggcgccagcggcggcgccaacgACCTCTACGACGCCGCGCAGCTCTACCTCGGCGCGCGCTGCCTCGCCACGGCGCCCGCCGTGCGCCTGCACAAGCCGCGCCAGTCGCCCCGCCCCGTCGCCTCGCTCCCGGACGCGCACGCCACGCACGACGTCTTCCGCGGCGTCCGCGTCAAGTGGACCTCCACCGCGCGCGCCGTCGACCGCGCCGGCCACGGCCCCTACGGCGGCGCgttcggccgcggcggcggcggcgaccagcgCACCCTCGAGCTCCAGTTCCCGCGCCAGCACCGGGACCTCATCCACGACCACTACATCCCCCACCTCATCGCCGAGGCCACCAGGCTGCGGCTCAAGTCGCGGGAGCGCCGGCTCTACACCAACCGCGCCACGGGGCCCGGCgacgaccaccaccgcctcTGGACCTCGCACGCCTTCGCGCACCCGTCCACCTTCGAcacgctcgccgtcgacccggCGCTCCGCGAGGAGATCCGCGCCGACCTCCTCCGCTTCGCCGCGCGCCGGGACCACTACGCGCGCGTCGGCCGCGCCTGGAAGCGCGGGTACCTGCTCCACGGCCCTCCGGGCACGGGCAAGACCAGCCTGGTCGCCGCGATCGCCAACCTGCTCGAGTTCGACGTCTACGACCTGGAGCTCACCACGGTGCCCACCAActcccacctccgccgcctgcTCGTCTCCACCACGCCCAagtccgtcgtcgtcgtcgaggacATCGACTGCTCCCTCGACCTCTCCGACCGcaacaagaagaagaatggcggcgccgacgaggagACCGCGGCGCAGCTCGCCATggtgtcgccggccgccgcggcggccatggcggcggtggggcgcgAATCCATAAGCCTCTCCGGGGTGCTCAACTTCGTGGACGGGCTCTGGTCGTCCTGCGTCGGCGAGCGGCTGATGGTGTTCACGACCAACCACCCGGAGCGGCTGGACCCGGCGCTGCTCCGCCCGGGCCGCATGGACCGCAAGATCGAGCTCGGTTACTGCACGGCCCCCGCGCTGAGGGTGCTCGCCAAGAACTacctcggcgtcggcgacgatggcagcgacgaggacgccgacgccgaccccGACGCGGTGAGCAGCCTCATGGCCGAGGCGGAGGgcctggtcgccgccgccggggtgcgCATCACGCCCGCCGACATCGCCGAGGTGTTCATGGGCTGCgacggcgcgggcgccgccgcagccctgaGGAAGCTCGTGGGCGAGCTGCGGCGGAGGCGCGACGGtgcggccgccgcggcagccgTGGTGCCGGG